One Nevskiales bacterium genomic window, AATCACCTGAGCTACGTCGGCGACGCCGAGGTCGGCCGCGACGTGAACATCGGCGCCGGCACCATCACCTGCAACTACGACGGCGCCAACAAGCACAAGACCGTCATCGAGGACGGCGCCTTCATCGGCTCCAACACCGCGCTGGTGGCGCCGGTGACCGTTGGCGCCGATGCCACCATTGGCGCCGGCTCCACCGTCACCAGGAACGCACCGGCCGGCCAGCTCACCGTCACGCGCGCCAAGCAGGTCAGCATCGAAGGCTGGAGGCGACCGCGCAAGAAGTAAGCCTCTTTCCCCTCCGGGGGGCGGGGGCTGTCGCTCCATACCCGGTTTACTGCGCGCCTTGGTCTTTCCTTCCGGCGCCCGACGCAAACTGCCCTTTCCGGTTTTTTTGGGAACTTCCGCGCACTTGATCCGGATCAATTCCGCGCATGAGCTTTATGGGGGACAATGCACCGAAGTCCCGGTGAGACTGCGTGCGTAGCACGCGGTGAGACGGGCTGTCCGCACACACGCCCTACAGGCTAGTGCCCGCGCCAGCCCATTATGAGCAGGCATGAACATGATTCATGGCACAGCGCCATTGTCGAGGGGTCGAAGAAAACTGACGGCTCATTCAGGCTTCACGGCTATGCAAAGAAAGAGCCTGTTGCTGACCGCGCGCAGTACCCTGGCCAAGAACCTGCAGCTGGCCCGGACCATCTTCGGCTGGTCGCAGGAAGACCTCGGGCTGGAATGCGGCCTCAAGCGCACCTATATCGGCGCGCTGGAGCGCGGCGAGATCAGCCTCGGCATCGATAACCTGGAAAGGCTGGCGAAGGGCATTGGTGTGCCCACCTACGTCCTGTTGCTGGATTCGGCTGAGGCCTATACCCACCTCAACCGGGCGCTGGA contains:
- a CDS encoding helix-turn-helix transcriptional regulator — its product is MQRKSLLLTARSTLAKNLQLARTIFGWSQEDLGLECGLKRTYIGALERGEISLGIDNLERLAKGIGVPTYVLLLDSAEAYTHLNRALEQRNDSLRRARVTRLSR